A stretch of DNA from Curtobacterium sp. MCBD17_035:
CACCGTCCGTGGTCGATCAACGTGACGACGGGTGACGCTGTTCCCGATCCCTCGACGGAAGGTCCGCCCAGCATGCCGAACGACGCCGTCGGGACCCTGCCGCGTCTGGCGGACCGGGACCCCGTCGTCACGCCGGAGCAGATGGCCGCGGCGCTCGTCCCGCCGCCGCAGTTCGCCGACGCGTCGTTCGCCTCGTACCGACCCGACCCCGACTTCCCGTCGCAGGCCGAGGTCCGCGACGCCGTCGAGCGGTTCGTCGCCGACCGGCCCGTGTCCGCCCGCCGCGGACTGTTCGGCCGTCGGCGTCCCGCACCCGAGCCGACGACGTCGGGCGTGTACCTCGACGGCGGCTTCGGTGTCGGCAAGACCCACCTGCTGGCGGCGGCGTACCACGCGGAGACCGGCCGCCGGACGTTCGGGACGTTCATCGAGTACACGGCACTCGTCGGTGCGCTCGGGTTCCAGGGCACCGTGGACCTCCTCACGGGCACGGCGCTCGTGTGCATCGACGAGTTCGAGCTCGACGACCCGGGCGACACCATGATGATGACCCGGCTGATCCGGGAACTCGCCGAGCGCGGCACCCGCATCGCGGCGACGTCGAACACGCCGCCCGGGGCCCTGGGCGAGGGCCGGTTCGCGGCGCAGGACTTCCTCCGGGAGATCCAGGCGATGGCGGACCGGTTCACCACGCTCCGCATCGACGGGCTCGACTTCCGCCGCCGCTCCATCGACGAGACCGCCGCGACCGTCGACGACGTCGCCGCGGTCCTCCGCGCCCTGCCGGGAGGCCAGGCGCGCGTCACCGAGGACCGGTTCGCCGACCTCGTCGCGCACCTCGGGACGGTGCACCCCTCGCGGTACGTCGCGATGGTCGAGGGGCTCGACGCGGCCGGCCTCGTCGACGTCGTGCCGTTCACCGACCAGACCGACGCGCTCCGGTGGGTCGCGCTCGTGGACCGCCTGTACGACGCCCAGGTGCGGCTCGTGGCGTCCGGCACTCCGCTCGACCAGGTGTTCCCGGAGTCCATGCTCTCGGGTGGGTACCGCAAGAAGTACCTCCGTGCCGCGTCGCGCGTGGTCGCGCTGACGCGCGCCTGAACGCCGCTCCGGCGCGTCGGCTGCGCGTCGGCACCTGTTCGGGGGAGGTCCTCGGCTGCTGTCGAGCGCCGCGCCAGCCTGCCGAAACACAACGTTCACACGGCGGCGCGTCGTGTTACATCCGTGAAACACGCCGTGCTCCGGAGTGAAACCTCTCGTCGCCACACTGGTCCCACCCGAGGCGGGCCCGTCAGACGCGGACAGCGCCGCCGACGCGGTCCACAGCAACAGAGAGGTGAACAGATGCTCAACCAAGGTCAAACGGCCTTCATCTTGATCATGGCGGCGCTGGTGTTGTTCATGACGCCGGGCCTCGCGTTCTTCTACGGCGGCCTGGTCAAGGCGAAGAGCGTCATCAGCATGATGATGATGTCCTTCGGCGCGATCGGTCTCGTGAGCGTCCTGTGGGTGCTGTACGGCTACGCGATCTCGTTCGCGAACACCGGCCCCGGCACCCACGTCGTCGGCAAGGTCGGGTTCTTCAGCATCGACCTCAACCAGCTCGGCCTCGGCCAGGCGTTCGAGCAGTCGCAGGCGTCGACGCTCCACGCCACGTACCCCGACCTCGCGTTCGTCGGGTTCCAGGCCACGTTCGCGATCATCACGGTCGCGCTCATCTCCGGCGCCATCGCCGACCGCGCCAAGTTCGGCGCGTGGATGATCTTCTCCGGCATCTGGGTGACCCTCGTCTACTTCCCGGTCGCCAGCTGGGTGTTCAACCTCAAGTCCGGCATGTTCGCCACGTGGGGTGTCATCGACTTCGCCGGTGGCACGGCGGTCCACATCGACGCCGGTGCCGCGGGCCTCGCCCTCGCGATCGTGCTCGGCCGCCGCGTCGGGTTCGCCAAGGGTGCCCACAAGCCGCACAACCCCCCGTTCGTCCTGCTCGGCGCCGGCATCCTCTGGTTCGGCTGGTTCGGGTTCAACGCCGGGTCCGAGGGCGCCGCGGACGGCATCGCCTCGCTCGCGTGGATCAACACGCTCGCCGCACCCGCCGCCGCCGTGCTCGGCTGGCTCATGATCGAGAAGATCCGCGACGGCAAGGCCACCTCGGTCGGCGCGGCGTCGGGCGCCGTCACCGGTCTCGTCGCGATCACGCCCGCCTGTGCCGCGCTGACGCCCGGCTGGGGCGTCGTCCTCGGGTTCGTCTCGGGCATCATCTGCTGCTTCGCGATCGACTGGAAGTACCGCCTCGGCTTCGACGACTCGCTCGACGTCGTCGGCGTCCACCTGGTCGGCGGCATCGTCGGCACGCTGTGGCTCGGGTTCTTCGCGAACACCACCGGCCTCATCTACTCCGGCTCGTTCGTGCAGCTCGGCAAGCAGGCCACCGCGGCCGGCGTCGTGCTCGTCTACTCGTTCGTCCTCGCCTTCGTCATCGGCTGGATCGTCGAGAAGACCATCGGGTTCCGCGTCCGCGCCGAGGACGAGGTCGCGGGCATCGACACCGCCGTCCACGGCGAGGAGGGCTACGTGCTCTACGAGGAGGCCGACCGCACCCCGGTCTCCGTCCGCTGACCCACGCGACACGCACGACGCCCCCGGCTCCGCGCCGGGGGCGTCGTCGTGTCCGGTGGCAGACTGACGCGGTGACCACGACGACACCGCCCACGCTCGCCAACTTCCGTGAGGTCGGCGGACCCGGGTTCCAGGCGGGGCGGACCCGCACCGTCTACCGCTCGAACACCGAGGACGTGCCGGCCACCGCCTACCCCGTCGTGCTCGAGACGGTCGTGGACCTGCGCCGCGGCGACGAGGTCGCCGCGCTCGCGCACCCGCTCCGCGCGGCCGCGGGCTACCGGAACGTGCCGCTGTTCGACCCCGCGGCCGGTGAGGAGTCGGCCCCCGACGCCCTCGAGCTCCGCGACCAGTACGTGGACTGGCTCGTGCGGCACCGAGCGACGATGCTCCTCGTGTTCCGCGCCCTGGCCGAGACCGAGGGCGACGTGCTGGTCTGTTGCTCCGCGGGCAAGGACCGCACCGGCGTCGTCAGCGCGTTGCTCGCCCGGCTCTGGGGCGCGGACCTCGACCGCATCGGCGCGGACTACGCCGCGACCGGGGCGGCGCTGGCGGACCGTTTCGCCCGCGAACGCGCTGAGGCTGCCGACGCCGAGCACTTCGACCGGAACGCCCGATCGGAGGCCGCCACGGCCGTCGCGGTCGTCGAGCACGTGGAGGAGCGGTTCCTGTCCGTCCGCGGCTACCTGCGCTGGCTCGGGCTGAGCGACCGCGAGGTCGACCGGCTCTGACCTCGGGTCCCGGCCCCCGGCCCGGGGACCGCGAGATCGCGGACGATGCCGCCCTGTCGTGTGTCAGAGCGGCATCTCGTGCGACCTCGATCGTCCCGGGGACCGGGTCCGGGGTCCCGGGGTCCGGGGTCCCGGCGTCAGGACATCACGGCAGGTCGGCGCCGTCCGCGCGGTCGCCGCCCGGTGCCTCCTGGTCGTCCTGCTGGGTGCCCGAGGACGCGTCGCCGGCCGCATCGGCCGCGCCGACCATCGCGTCGCCGCCGCGCGCGTCGTCACCGAGTGCGGCCAGGGCGCTCTGCTCCTGCTCGCCCCGGTCCTCCCGGTCGAGGCCGGACGAGCCGTCCTCGGCGCGACCCATCTGCTCCGGGTGCTGGTCCATGTGCCGGTCGCCCGACTCGGATGCCTCGTGCTGCAGGCTCGCACCCACGCTCGCGGCACCCTCGTTCATCCCGCCGCGGTCGTTCACCATGTCGTCGTCCTCTCCGAGTTCTCGGCCACCGGATGGGTGACCGGCGCGTCCGTCGTCACCAGGCGTAGTCCTCCGGGGACGTCTTGTGCCCCGGGAAGATCTCGTCGAGGCGGTCGAGCGCTGCCTGGTCGAGGTGGATGTCCACGGATGCGACCGCCGACTCGAGCTGCTGCATCGTCCGCGGGCCGGTGATCGGCGCGGTCACGCCCGGCTGGTGGAGCAGCCACGCGAGCGCGAGCTCGCCCGGCGCGTGGCCGATCTCCTTCGCGAACGCCTCGTACTGCTCGATCGCGGGTCGGTTCGCCTCGAGGGCCTCCTTCGCGCGACCCTCGAGC
This window harbors:
- the zapE gene encoding cell division protein ZapE, which produces MPNDAVGTLPRLADRDPVVTPEQMAAALVPPPQFADASFASYRPDPDFPSQAEVRDAVERFVADRPVSARRGLFGRRRPAPEPTTSGVYLDGGFGVGKTHLLAAAYHAETGRRTFGTFIEYTALVGALGFQGTVDLLTGTALVCIDEFELDDPGDTMMMTRLIRELAERGTRIAATSNTPPGALGEGRFAAQDFLREIQAMADRFTTLRIDGLDFRRRSIDETAATVDDVAAVLRALPGGQARVTEDRFADLVAHLGTVHPSRYVAMVEGLDAAGLVDVVPFTDQTDALRWVALVDRLYDAQVRLVASGTPLDQVFPESMLSGGYRKKYLRAASRVVALTRA
- a CDS encoding ammonium transporter; the protein is MLNQGQTAFILIMAALVLFMTPGLAFFYGGLVKAKSVISMMMMSFGAIGLVSVLWVLYGYAISFANTGPGTHVVGKVGFFSIDLNQLGLGQAFEQSQASTLHATYPDLAFVGFQATFAIITVALISGAIADRAKFGAWMIFSGIWVTLVYFPVASWVFNLKSGMFATWGVIDFAGGTAVHIDAGAAGLALAIVLGRRVGFAKGAHKPHNPPFVLLGAGILWFGWFGFNAGSEGAADGIASLAWINTLAAPAAAVLGWLMIEKIRDGKATSVGAASGAVTGLVAITPACAALTPGWGVVLGFVSGIICCFAIDWKYRLGFDDSLDVVGVHLVGGIVGTLWLGFFANTTGLIYSGSFVQLGKQATAAGVVLVYSFVLAFVIGWIVEKTIGFRVRAEDEVAGIDTAVHGEEGYVLYEEADRTPVSVR
- a CDS encoding tyrosine-protein phosphatase yields the protein MTTTTPPTLANFREVGGPGFQAGRTRTVYRSNTEDVPATAYPVVLETVVDLRRGDEVAALAHPLRAAAGYRNVPLFDPAAGEESAPDALELRDQYVDWLVRHRATMLLVFRALAETEGDVLVCCSAGKDRTGVVSALLARLWGADLDRIGADYAATGAALADRFARERAEAADAEHFDRNARSEAATAVAVVEHVEERFLSVRGYLRWLGLSDREVDRL